In Rhodothermus marinus DSM 4252, a single genomic region encodes these proteins:
- a CDS encoding UPF0489 family protein gives MAVRILDIDLDFFLNKVQFWPGFGRPVDPALRPWSPEAVRDFLENRCGLRRDRPLPGLIVDEHHEIFFDWRRRIQEGLLQPPFEVVHIDAHADLGFGDASVPYVVTELLSLPPAKRAFPRVGGREGLGPGNYLLFAIACRWISRLTYVYHPGRYPDLPERIVQLDARGEGCVQLPWYGPRPPEALQQRWPDEPLAWEPSVPYREVPGPTYRNTEGPFDLLYIARSPAYTPAEADRLLEIFSAYLQSPTVCASVLSGRAA, from the coding sequence ATGGCGGTACGGATTCTGGACATCGACCTGGACTTCTTTCTCAACAAAGTGCAATTCTGGCCCGGTTTCGGGCGACCGGTCGATCCGGCATTGCGGCCCTGGTCGCCCGAAGCGGTACGCGACTTTCTGGAGAACCGCTGCGGCCTGCGGCGCGACCGGCCGCTGCCGGGATTGATCGTGGACGAGCACCACGAGATCTTTTTCGACTGGCGGCGGCGCATTCAGGAGGGGTTGCTGCAACCGCCTTTCGAGGTGGTGCACATCGACGCGCACGCCGACCTGGGCTTCGGGGATGCAAGCGTGCCCTATGTGGTGACCGAACTGCTGAGTCTGCCGCCGGCCAAACGTGCCTTTCCGCGCGTGGGCGGCCGCGAAGGGCTGGGTCCCGGCAACTACCTGCTCTTTGCCATCGCCTGCCGCTGGATCAGTCGCCTGACCTACGTCTATCATCCGGGGCGCTATCCGGACCTGCCCGAACGCATCGTGCAGCTGGACGCCCGCGGCGAGGGCTGCGTTCAGCTTCCCTGGTATGGCCCGCGTCCCCCCGAAGCGTTACAGCAGCGCTGGCCAGACGAACCGCTGGCCTGGGAGCCGTCGGTACCCTACCGCGAAGTGCCCGGCCCGACCTATCGCAACACCGAAGGCCCCTTCGACCTGCTCTACATCGCCCGCTCGCCCGCCTACACCCCCGCCGAAGCCGATCGGTTGCTGGAAATCTTCAGCGCGTATCTCCAAAGCCCCACCGTCTGCGCCTCCGTGCTATCAGGTCGGGCAGCCTGA
- a CDS encoding RNA polymerase sigma-70 factor codes for MPLEPAHSRYRFFRQFFLQYYAELCDFAQRFLQDPDEVEDLVQGAFVRAWEREIDWDDTERARLYLYRSVRNAALNYLAHQKMKRRRLEQFHEQAARWSPSPEQAVQAAELTAAIERALAQLPETRRTIFLLSRYHGLSYREIAEVMGISVKTVETQMGRALRFLSQYLHPLT; via the coding sequence ATGCCGCTGGAGCCTGCACATAGCCGCTATCGTTTCTTTCGCCAGTTTTTCTTGCAGTACTATGCCGAACTGTGTGATTTTGCGCAACGATTTCTGCAGGATCCGGATGAGGTGGAAGATCTGGTACAGGGCGCTTTTGTGCGGGCCTGGGAACGAGAGATCGACTGGGACGACACCGAGCGGGCGCGCCTGTATCTTTATCGATCCGTTCGCAATGCGGCCTTGAATTACCTGGCCCATCAGAAAATGAAACGCCGCCGGTTGGAACAATTCCATGAGCAGGCTGCACGTTGGAGTCCTTCGCCGGAACAGGCCGTTCAGGCCGCAGAACTGACAGCGGCCATTGAACGGGCCCTGGCGCAGCTACCGGAGACACGACGCACCATTTTTCTACTGAGTCGCTATCACGGGCTGTCGTACCGGGAGATCGCAGAGGTGATGGGGATCTCGGTAAAAACCGTTGAGACGCAGATGGGACGTGCGCTCCGGTTTCTCTCGCAGTATCTGCATCCATTGACCTGA